From the genome of Luteibacter rhizovicinus DSM 16549:
TGCTCAATGTCGCGCTCGTCGGCCCGCTGTGCATGGATCAGGGCATCGCTTTCTAGCCGCGCGATCCGCTCGCTCGCCCGGTCGCGCTGAACGGTGAGGTCCGTCACCTGGTCTCGCAGCTGCTCGCATAGGCGTTGCAGGTCTATCGCGCGTTGGTCAGCCAGGGCACCGGCTTGAGCCGCTCGGTCCGCGGCCGCGAGTGCGAGCTGGAGCTGATCGCGCTGGACCGCATGCTGATCGGCAAGGGCCTGACGTTCGGCCAGGAGGGCCTGGCGGTCGCCGGCCAGATCGGCGTGTGCCTTGTCGCCGGCGACCGAGAGGGCAAGTTCCCACCATCGGGAGGCCAGGGCAACGACCTCCTCGGGCGCATCAGGCAGGGCCAGCGACGTCCGTTGATGGCCAAGCCGCGCCCCTAACCCGTTCCACCAGGTCTCCAGCCAACGGGTGACGGTATTGGGCGATCCCGTGCCCAGGTGCGCGCGGATCCGCTCGACCGTTGGCCTCTCGCCGGCCGCCACCAACGCGTCAGCGGCTTGGTGTACGCCGTTTTCGGTAATTCCGCGTGCCATGACAAGCTCTCCTCCATCACCGCTCTGCCCTTTAGTATTCGTACCGACGATAATGGATACTTATCGCCAATAATCGCTCTATTTCGTAATGTACATTACATATTATGAAGCATAAACGCACTTCATCTGCCCTCGCCGCGCCGGCTTCCAGCCCGGTGTTGCCGGAACAGTTGGCCCAGCACGCCGCCGATGCCGTGCGCGAACTGCTTGCCGAAGCCGCCGCGGCCAACACCACGCGCAGCTACGCCGCGGCTCTGCGCTACTGGGCGGGCTGGCATCAGGCACGCTTTGGCGTCGAGCTGACGTTGCCGGTGACCGAAGCCGTGGTGATCCAGTTCCTGGTCGACCACATCCAACGCAAGAACAAGGCTGGCCTGGTCAGCGAGCTGCCACTGGCGGCGGATCAAGCCTTGGTGGCGGCCGGCCTCAAGGCGAAGCTTGGGCCGCTCAAACTGTCGACCGTGACCCAGCGCGTGGCCGTGCTTTCGACCGCCCACAAGCTCAAGCGACTGACCAATCCCTGCGAGCTGGCCAGTGTGCGTACGTTGCTGAGCCGCGCCCGGCGCGCCGCGGTCAAACGCGGCGAGCGGCCAACCAAGAAGACCGCTATCACGCGCCAGGAGTTGGAGGCCATGCTGGCCACCTGCGACGCCTCGCTGGAGGGACTTCGTGATCGCGCCCTGCTCTGCTTTGGCTTCGCCAGTGGCGGGCGCCGGCGCAGCGAGATCGCCGCGGCCGACCTGCGCGACCTGCGCAAGACCGGCGACGACGCTTACATCTACCGGCTGGAGTTTTCGAAAACGCAGCAGGCCGGAGTCAAGGTGGACTCGACGCCCGATAAGCCGATCTTGGGGCGCAGCGCTCAGGCACTTTCGGGCTGGCTGAAGGCTGCTGGGATTGGGGAGGGGGCGATCTTTCGGCGGATATGGAAGGGGCGCGTCGGCCCAGCACTCTTGCCTGGATCTGTGGCGGCCATTGTCAAGCGGCGTGCAGTGATGGCGGGATTGAACGGGGACTTCGGCGCGCACAGCCTCCGATCCGGCTTTGTCACCGAAGCTGGCAAGCAAGGTGTGCCGTTGCCGGCGGTGATGGCCATGACCGAACATCGCTCGGTGGCGAGCGTCATTGGGTACTTTCAAGCTGGCGCCGCAGAAGACAATCCGGCAGCGCGGCTGCTGAAATGACAAGTTCGCGACAAGGAGGGCGAGGCCACCCTGCCTTTCTCCAGTAGATATAGCAATGGTCAAGAGCTACAAGTATTCGGAAGCCAATGGCATCGTCTGAGAAAACATCGAATCCGAAGGCACCTCGTGGGGGCGGCGCGAAGCGCGCTCCCGCGACGCTGCGGTCGACAAGCGGCGCCGGGTTTGAATTCGAGGACTT
Proteins encoded in this window:
- a CDS encoding DNA-binding protein, whose amino-acid sequence is MARGITENGVHQAADALVAAGERPTVERIRAHLGTGSPNTVTRWLETWWNGLGARLGHQRTSLALPDAPEEVVALASRWWELALSVAGDKAHADLAGDRQALLAERQALADQHAVQRDQLQLALAAADRAAQAGALADQRAIDLQRLCEQLRDQVTDLTVQRDRASERIARLESDALIHAQRADERDIEQGQERTRHSEHLRSVEDRAHAEIDRTRQEMRSLKKQLDASQLERQKLVDAQRVREEALRAAVADAQREAAVAQAQAKALTATRGSRVSKSPAIPSTRKTTPTKVKARDAKARPQRSRTPS
- a CDS encoding site-specific integrase, with protein sequence MKHKRTSSALAAPASSPVLPEQLAQHAADAVRELLAEAAAANTTRSYAAALRYWAGWHQARFGVELTLPVTEAVVIQFLVDHIQRKNKAGLVSELPLAADQALVAAGLKAKLGPLKLSTVTQRVAVLSTAHKLKRLTNPCELASVRTLLSRARRAAVKRGERPTKKTAITRQELEAMLATCDASLEGLRDRALLCFGFASGGRRRSEIAAADLRDLRKTGDDAYIYRLEFSKTQQAGVKVDSTPDKPILGRSAQALSGWLKAAGIGEGAIFRRIWKGRVGPALLPGSVAAIVKRRAVMAGLNGDFGAHSLRSGFVTEAGKQGVPLPAVMAMTEHRSVASVIGYFQAGAAEDNPAARLLK